A window from Hallerella porci encodes these proteins:
- a CDS encoding TIGR02147 family protein, producing MNEFANIFEFTKFRKFLAHYQAQRQLKEPHFSRTEFCNLLGLPNTRSYFNDVVQGKRVTDTMIERFENVIGLKGTEAKYFEAMILFDQGKSAEVKDKAFETMMKLNKNSQAILNPDSYAFFSNWYNSTLYAILEVLNVNEDLTEISQKIFPPVSEKNLQESLALMQKMNLICKNEKGFWKPTKESLATVQQCKSQMVLQYQKQCLELSKQALESKDNSRDMTTFTFAVSKNAQKKIENAVEKFKDAVRKIVSSDLEKPEVVEHINLHFFSNLTIENSSKK from the coding sequence ATGAATGAATTTGCAAATATTTTTGAATTTACGAAATTCCGAAAATTTTTAGCGCATTACCAAGCGCAAAGGCAATTAAAAGAGCCTCATTTTTCGCGTACCGAATTTTGCAATCTTTTAGGACTTCCGAATACTCGTAGTTATTTTAACGATGTAGTGCAAGGCAAACGCGTCACCGACACGATGATAGAACGCTTTGAAAATGTCATTGGATTAAAAGGAACCGAAGCGAAATATTTCGAAGCGATGATTCTTTTTGACCAAGGAAAATCCGCCGAAGTCAAAGATAAAGCTTTCGAAACCATGATGAAACTCAACAAAAACTCGCAAGCGATTTTAAACCCCGATAGTTACGCATTTTTTTCTAATTGGTACAATAGCACGCTTTATGCGATTTTAGAAGTTTTAAATGTCAATGAAGATTTAACAGAGATTTCACAAAAAATATTTCCGCCCGTTTCCGAAAAAAATTTGCAAGAAAGCTTGGCGTTGATGCAAAAAATGAATCTAATTTGCAAAAATGAAAAAGGCTTTTGGAAACCCACAAAAGAAAGCTTAGCAACAGTGCAACAATGTAAAAGTCAGATGGTTTTGCAATATCAAAAGCAATGCTTAGAACTTTCAAAGCAAGCTCTTGAATCCAAAGATAATTCGCGCGACATGACAACTTTTACTTTTGCCGTTTCAAAAAATGCCCAAAAGAAAATTGAAAACGCTGTCGAAAAATTTAAAGATGCTGTTCGAAAAATTGTGAGTTCTGATTTAGAAAAGCCCGAAGTCGTTGAACACATTAACCTGCATTTTTTCAGCAACTTGACAATTGAAAATTCGAGTAAAAAATAG
- a CDS encoding family 43 glycosylhydrolase: MKNWKELGVLEFLCKALFFGIAFVFIASAFVNAQTIQNDVFWKTVDGKNIYSQGGGVLQVGDTYYWYGVKYAGAETYAKNPTKKNSDTGFLGVTCYSSKDLVNWKDEGIVLKPDQAAGGWFGRIGVVYNKKTKKYVLAGQGGSPKWEFGEYFATSSSPTGPFKFARVQTESQMTFFVNNGTGDQTLFQDDDGKAYVICSNVKGRTNLYVAPLRDSDFLEIDGSKTVNIHKSRVGGREGNAMFKYDGKYYFCSSDLHGWNTSQTYCMSATNILGPYSQEFVLDGSQNDFSHVTQTGFFVSVKGSKGSFVIYAGDRWSDFAGNGLGFNQWMPITFETGKPKFHSVSQWKINAKEGLWEVGDGNNYCLNPSFEADRVSQTTLTGWNLKGADANNINSTSKKRTGRFGLYLDGNKTISQTLNVPNGTYTLSSFTQSSGGQKSAKMFAKDFGNNEKNVGISKASNWEKKTVSDINVTAGKITIGFVNEGASGQWISIDDIELIKKAAPKIDTVKKATAKADTAIVDTMKRDTVKIDTAKTDTLKADSTKKDTTENKTAISFGTFNQNSFQVHFDNCSRTLQVENAPANGKLQLLNIKGKVVFETALQRGNSAETYALPNTVRSGIYYVKISANGFKSKVQKIKVLN; the protein is encoded by the coding sequence ATGAAAAACTGGAAAGAATTAGGCGTTTTAGAATTCTTGTGCAAAGCGCTTTTCTTTGGCATTGCATTCGTTTTTATCGCAAGCGCTTTTGTGAATGCACAAACGATTCAAAACGATGTGTTTTGGAAAACGGTTGATGGAAAAAATATTTATTCGCAAGGCGGTGGCGTTTTGCAAGTGGGCGATACTTATTATTGGTATGGCGTAAAATATGCAGGTGCTGAAACTTATGCAAAAAATCCGACAAAGAAAAATAGCGATACAGGATTTTTAGGAGTCACTTGTTATTCTTCAAAAGATTTAGTCAATTGGAAAGACGAAGGAATTGTTTTAAAACCAGATCAAGCCGCGGGCGGATGGTTTGGACGCATTGGTGTTGTCTACAATAAAAAGACAAAAAAATATGTGCTTGCAGGACAAGGCGGAAGCCCCAAATGGGAATTTGGCGAATACTTTGCAACGAGCAGTTCTCCGACGGGACCGTTTAAATTTGCTCGCGTTCAAACCGAAAGTCAAATGACATTTTTTGTGAATAATGGAACGGGTGACCAAACGCTTTTTCAAGATGACGATGGAAAAGCATACGTGATTTGTTCGAATGTAAAAGGGCGCACAAATTTGTATGTTGCACCGCTTCGCGATTCAGATTTTTTAGAAATTGATGGTTCTAAAACGGTGAATATTCACAAAAGCCGTGTGGGCGGCCGCGAAGGAAATGCCATGTTTAAGTACGACGGAAAATATTATTTCTGCTCTTCGGATTTGCACGGCTGGAATACATCGCAAACTTATTGCATGTCGGCGACAAATATTTTAGGCCCATACAGTCAAGAATTTGTACTTGATGGCTCACAAAATGATTTTAGCCATGTGACGCAAACAGGATTTTTTGTAAGTGTGAAAGGATCAAAAGGTTCGTTTGTAATTTATGCTGGTGACCGTTGGAGTGACTTTGCTGGAAATGGACTTGGATTTAATCAATGGATGCCGATTACTTTTGAAACAGGCAAGCCAAAATTTCATTCGGTGAGCCAGTGGAAAATAAATGCAAAAGAAGGTTTATGGGAAGTAGGCGATGGAAATAATTATTGCTTGAATCCTTCTTTTGAAGCAGACCGTGTTTCGCAAACAACGCTTACGGGCTGGAATTTAAAAGGCGCAGATGCCAATAACATTAACTCCACTTCGAAAAAACGCACAGGAAGATTTGGACTTTATTTAGATGGAAATAAAACAATTTCGCAGACTTTAAATGTCCCCAATGGAACTTACACGCTTTCGTCTTTTACACAAAGTAGTGGCGGACAAAAATCCGCAAAAATGTTCGCCAAAGATTTTGGAAATAATGAAAAGAATGTGGGAATTTCAAAAGCTTCGAATTGGGAAAAGAAAACCGTTTCGGATATCAATGTAACTGCAGGAAAAATCACCATTGGTTTTGTAAATGAAGGTGCAAGTGGACAATGGATTTCGATTGATGACATTGAACTGATTAAAAAGGCTGCACCTAAAATCGATACGGTTAAAAAAGCTACCGCAAAAGCAGATACTGCGATTGTGGATACGATGAAAAGAGATACCGTAAAAATTGATACCGCAAAAACAGATACATTAAAAGCCGATTCGACAAAGAAAGATACGACCGAAAATAAAACCGCCATTTCATTTGGAACATTCAATCAAAATAGTTTCCAAGTTCATTTTGATAATTGCAGCAGAACACTCCAAGTTGAAAATGCTCCGGCAAATGGAAAATTGCAACTGTTGAATATCAAAGGAAAAGTTGTATTTGAAACGGCTTTGCAACGTGGAAATTCGGCAGAAACATACGCGCTTCCCAACACAGTGCGTAGCGGAATTTATTATGTAAAAATTTCGGCGAATGGGTTTAAATCAAAAGTTCAAAAAATTAAGGTTTTGAATTAG
- a CDS encoding rhamnogalacturonan lyase family protein: protein MKQIQKVCVGLTFTLASISLAHAARNFEYLDRGVVAVRQNNTSALVSFRSLFDDDKNLAFNVYRVTGKDTVKVNASPLTKGTNVVDKKVDFSKENTYFVTKILNGVELKTKGSYTMPKNKGVGPYITVPIKAGSKIHFVWVGDLDGDGAYDYVLDRYSDNHQKLEAYSSKGKFLWEIDLGANSENKNNISPGASTIDVGMWDGATVYDIDSDGYAELILRIADGVKFGDGNVYQNAVANAQAIAIIDGRTGKLKATADVPKDYIKIGPMATMMEIGYLDGKNPSVVCWFKNRNANKSFNSLMVAYGYQNGKFKQLWKFDNKNGFAEAHQIRIADVDFDGKDEVLHMGYALNGDGTLRYSIDKVVHGDRWYVGAFSKNDKVMMGYGIQQKNPNGLLEYYYNASTGKIIWKHSVAPENTVDVGRGAVGDIDPNYDGFEVWSFQGTYNGPTGKKIADNYMYPVQRYWWDGDLGSESYNEGKIEKWDYKNKAVNRLLSTWKVYESSGSERGVAMFHGDILGDWREESILVNYTKNELVIFTTDIETEHRIYSLAQNPCYRNGMTAKGYVQASMLDYFLGWNMDAPKTPNIQIIGGNREAEFGNQKISSSSEMKNSSSSNFDLSSSSISSSSVSSSSVEFSSSAKQDSTTAISQLKNYRTWNIYRNENSVSLIAGSENVTARLFDLNGKLLLQKNVSAHEMLEIPTRQSMSLLIVQSKNQREVLKIKGSVK from the coding sequence ATGAAACAAATTCAGAAAGTTTGCGTTGGTTTGACATTCACACTTGCGTCAATTTCTTTAGCGCATGCGGCGCGAAATTTTGAATACCTTGACAGAGGCGTTGTGGCGGTGAGGCAGAATAACACATCGGCGCTGGTTTCTTTTAGGAGCTTGTTTGACGACGACAAGAATTTGGCGTTTAATGTTTACCGCGTCACAGGAAAAGACACGGTCAAGGTGAATGCATCTCCTTTGACAAAGGGCACAAATGTCGTCGATAAAAAAGTGGACTTTTCAAAAGAGAACACTTATTTTGTCACCAAGATTTTAAATGGAGTCGAGCTTAAAACAAAGGGCTCTTACACGATGCCTAAAAATAAAGGCGTCGGGCCCTACATCACAGTTCCGATTAAGGCGGGAAGCAAAATTCACTTTGTGTGGGTAGGCGATTTAGACGGCGATGGCGCTTACGATTACGTACTCGACCGCTATAGCGATAACCATCAAAAACTAGAGGCGTATTCGAGCAAGGGGAAATTCTTGTGGGAAATTGATTTAGGCGCAAACAGCGAAAACAAGAACAACATCAGCCCGGGCGCATCGACGATTGACGTGGGAATGTGGGACGGCGCAACGGTTTATGATATCGATAGCGACGGTTATGCAGAACTGATTTTGCGCATCGCTGACGGCGTAAAATTTGGCGACGGAAACGTTTATCAAAATGCAGTGGCGAACGCACAAGCGATTGCAATCATCGACGGGCGCACCGGAAAATTGAAAGCGACCGCTGACGTTCCCAAAGATTACATCAAAATTGGTCCGATGGCGACGATGATGGAAATCGGATACTTGGACGGGAAAAATCCGAGTGTCGTTTGTTGGTTTAAAAATCGAAATGCCAACAAATCATTTAACAGTTTAATGGTTGCTTACGGTTATCAAAATGGAAAATTCAAACAGCTTTGGAAATTTGACAATAAAAATGGATTTGCCGAAGCGCATCAAATCCGAATTGCCGATGTTGATTTTGACGGAAAAGATGAAGTGCTGCACATGGGTTATGCGTTAAATGGTGACGGCACGCTTCGTTACAGTATCGATAAAGTCGTTCATGGAGACCGCTGGTATGTGGGTGCGTTTAGCAAAAACGATAAAGTGATGATGGGCTACGGCATCCAGCAAAAAAATCCGAACGGACTTTTGGAATATTACTACAACGCATCGACCGGGAAAATCATTTGGAAACATTCTGTGGCGCCCGAAAATACGGTAGATGTCGGCCGCGGAGCCGTTGGAGACATCGACCCCAATTACGATGGCTTTGAAGTTTGGAGCTTTCAAGGAACCTACAACGGACCCACGGGCAAAAAAATTGCAGACAATTATATGTATCCCGTACAACGTTATTGGTGGGACGGAGACTTAGGTTCTGAAAGTTACAACGAAGGAAAAATCGAAAAGTGGGATTACAAGAACAAGGCTGTCAATCGCTTGCTTTCGACTTGGAAGGTTTACGAATCGTCGGGAAGCGAGCGCGGCGTTGCAATGTTCCATGGCGACATTTTGGGCGACTGGCGCGAAGAATCGATTCTCGTCAATTACACGAAAAATGAACTCGTGATTTTTACAACAGACATTGAAACAGAACACCGCATTTATAGCCTTGCACAAAATCCGTGTTATCGAAATGGCATGACGGCGAAAGGTTATGTGCAGGCAAGTATGCTCGATTATTTTTTAGGCTGGAATATGGATGCGCCCAAAACGCCAAATATTCAAATCATCGGCGGAAATCGCGAAGCTGAGTTTGGAAATCAAAAAATTTCAAGTTCCTCTGAAATGAAAAATTCGAGTTCTTCAAATTTTGATTTAAGCTCTTCGAGCATTTCATCATCAAGCGTTTCATCGTCTAGCGTGGAATTTTCTTCTAGTGCAAAGCAAGATAGCACGACTGCGATTTCACAATTAAAAAATTACAGAACCTGGAATATTTACCGCAACGAAAATTCTGTTTCGTTGATTGCTGGAAGCGAAAATGTTACAGCGAGACTTTTTGATCTGAACGGGAAATTACTCTTGCAAAAAAATGTTTCGGCACATGAAATGCTTGAAATTCCCACACGGCAATCGATGAGCTTGCTAATTGTGCAAAGCAAGAATCAAAGAGAGGTTTTAAAAATCAAAGGGAGTGTAAAATAA